Proteins encoded by one window of Rhodothermia bacterium:
- a CDS encoding PIG-L family deacetylase: MSQNPKRILVFAAHPDDEVLGCGGTIARLVQENHIVHVCILGEGATSRFERREDAPNVLINELATASQKAANVLGVSSVIGLGLPDQRFDTLPFLEIVKKITTILNEIQPEVVYTQHGGDLNLDHAITFRATLTACRPFQGATVREVLAYEVPSSTEFAFGKFYPVFQPDTFINISPYLDAKIAAMYCYAPEMRPFPHPRSEEALRSIATRWGTQVGFDAAEVFQTIFRTKP, encoded by the coding sequence ATGTCTCAAAACCCAAAAAGAATTCTTGTTTTTGCAGCGCATCCAGACGACGAGGTACTTGGTTGCGGTGGAACCATAGCACGTCTTGTTCAAGAGAACCACATTGTACATGTATGTATCTTGGGCGAAGGGGCAACCTCGCGCTTTGAACGTCGTGAGGATGCACCAAATGTACTTATTAATGAATTGGCAACGGCAAGCCAAAAAGCAGCAAACGTTTTAGGTGTTTCTTCTGTGATTGGATTGGGATTGCCCGATCAGCGCTTTGATACCCTGCCCTTTTTGGAGATTGTAAAAAAAATAACCACCATCCTTAATGAAATTCAGCCGGAGGTGGTTTATACCCAACATGGCGGCGATTTAAACTTAGACCATGCGATCACTTTCCGTGCAACGCTCACCGCTTGCCGCCCATTTCAAGGCGCTACCGTCCGAGAGGTTTTGGCTTATGAAGTCCCTTCTTCTACTGAGTTTGCTTTCGGCAAGTTTTATCCTGTTTTTCAGCCAGATACCTTTATAAATATCAGCCCGTATTTGGATGCAAAAATTGCTGCAATGTATTGTTATGCGCCCGAAATGCGCCCTTTCCCACATCCTCGCTCCGAAGAAGCCCTTCGCAGTATTGCAACACGCTGGGGAACTCAGGTAGGTTTTGATGCCGCAGAAGTGTTCCAAACCATCTTCCGCACGAAACCATAA
- a CDS encoding WbqC family protein: MVVSIAQPSYWPWLGYFDRILKSDLHIVLDHVQFEKSWYINRNRIRCGQHWQWLTIPVKTKGIFGTPIHQLQPDQRQNWQLKHFRTLRHNYQRTAFWHNFEPIISELYQQKWQDVRGICLATSKIVSEAIGLKTPLLSSLELAPTEKKGALVLELCKKAGATHYLSGPFGKDYLPLHAFEEAEIQILWHDFKTPPALAPADPLIPPLSALNALMEVGSNELAQYLRVNPR; encoded by the coding sequence ATGGTTGTCTCCATTGCACAACCCAGCTATTGGCCTTGGCTTGGGTATTTTGATAGAATCCTCAAATCTGACCTACACATTGTCTTGGACCATGTGCAATTTGAGAAGTCGTGGTACATCAACCGGAATAGAATTCGTTGTGGTCAACACTGGCAATGGCTCACAATCCCCGTGAAAACCAAAGGAATATTTGGCACCCCCATTCACCAATTACAGCCCGATCAGCGTCAGAACTGGCAACTTAAACACTTTAGGACACTACGACATAATTACCAACGTACAGCATTTTGGCATAATTTTGAACCTATCATAAGCGAACTCTATCAACAAAAATGGCAAGATGTTCGTGGCATTTGTTTGGCGACCTCCAAGATCGTCTCCGAAGCCATTGGTTTAAAAACCCCACTTCTTTCTTCACTGGAACTTGCGCCGACGGAGAAAAAAGGCGCATTGGTTTTGGAGTTATGCAAAAAAGCAGGGGCAACACACTATCTTTCGGGGCCATTTGGAAAAGATTATTTACCGCTCCATGCGTTTGAGGAGGCTGAAATTCAAATCCTATGGCATGATTTTAAGACGCCACCAGCATTGGCTCCCGCGGATCCACTCATTCCACCACTTTCTGCTTTGAACGCACTCATGGAAGTAGGATCGAATGAACTTGCCCAATACCTTCGCGTTAATCCCCGCTAA